Proteins from a single region of Parasedimentitalea psychrophila:
- the hpaD gene encoding 3,4-dihydroxyphenylacetate 2,3-dioxygenase, translating into MGEIVLAAKVTHVPTMLMSEQEGPIKGKRQAAIDGHYEIARRAKELGADTVVICDTHWMINAGFHINANSHFKGLFTSSEFPQFIQDMPYDYEGNPDLGDAIARIASDKGAYTLSHHLDSLELEYGSLVPMRFMSRKHKMKVVSVAAWCNTHDHDESRLMGEAIREAVEASDSKVALIASGSLSHKMFSNKDYGPKNGTFNIASEFNRQMDLRVLDMWKNGDHATFLKMLPEYSDQCCGEGAMHDTAMLYGALGWDSYSGRCEVVTEYFPSSGTGQTNVIFPVQ; encoded by the coding sequence ATGGGAGAAATTGTTCTCGCCGCCAAAGTGACCCATGTTCCGACCATGCTGATGTCGGAGCAAGAGGGTCCCATCAAAGGCAAGCGTCAGGCCGCCATTGACGGGCACTATGAGATCGCGCGCCGGGCTAAGGAACTGGGTGCCGATACCGTGGTGATCTGTGACACCCACTGGATGATCAACGCCGGTTTCCACATCAACGCGAACTCGCATTTCAAAGGCCTATTCACCTCCTCCGAGTTTCCGCAGTTCATTCAGGACATGCCCTATGACTACGAGGGCAACCCGGATCTGGGCGATGCGATTGCTAGAATCGCATCCGACAAGGGCGCCTATACGCTGTCCCACCATCTGGACAGTCTGGAACTGGAATATGGCTCGCTGGTGCCGATGCGTTTCATGAGCCGCAAGCACAAGATGAAAGTGGTCTCAGTCGCGGCCTGGTGCAATACCCACGACCACGATGAAAGCCGCCTGATGGGCGAGGCGATCCGCGAAGCTGTCGAAGCCTCGGACAGCAAAGTTGCGCTGATCGCCTCTGGTTCGCTGTCGCACAAGATGTTCTCGAACAAGGACTACGGCCCCAAGAACGGCACCTTCAACATCGCCTCGGAATTCAACCGTCAGATGGATCTGCGGGTTCTGGACATGTGGAAGAACGGCGACCACGCCACCTTTCTGAAGATGCTGCCGGAATATTCCGATCAGTGCTGTGGCGAAGGCGCCATGCATGACACAGCCATGCTATATGGCGCGCTTGGATGGGACAGCTATTCAGGCCGCTGCGAGGTTGTCACCGAATACTTCCCCAGTTCGGGCACCGGCCAGACCAATGTCATTTTCCCGGTCCAGTAG